In a single window of the Procambarus clarkii isolate CNS0578487 chromosome 51, FALCON_Pclarkii_2.0, whole genome shotgun sequence genome:
- the LOC138351841 gene encoding uncharacterized protein, whose amino-acid sequence MMRRIGTYGVWSQYSLVGRKRKRVFKTLDICNVIIKACINTHTNATERDVETSIADMLKNAPNKHGGNRYKGGEARIHVHHIAESDMTNNENSGEPGAWHTAESSLMSI is encoded by the exons atgatgaggaggatagggacctatggggtctggtctcagtattcactcgttgggcgcaagaggaaacgtgtcttcaaaaccttggatatttgtaatgtaataataa aagcctgtatcaacacccacactaatgcaactgaaagagatgttgagacaagtattgctgatatgttgaagaacgccccaaacaaacacggtggaaacagatacaag ggtggtgaagcaagaatacatgtgcatcacatagcagagtcggatatgacaaataatgaaaacagcggagagcctggtgcatggcataccgctgaatcttctctaatgtctatatag